The following proteins are encoded in a genomic region of Herminiimonas arsenicoxydans:
- a CDS encoding putative fumarylacetoacetate (FAA) hydrolase family (Evidence 3 : Function proposed based on presence of conserved amino acid motif, structural feature or limited homology; Product type pe : putative enzyme) — protein sequence MNQAYVIQPQSIPILPVRGTDKLFPVHRIYCIGRNYAAHTIEMGHDPDKEPPFFFQKNPDNIIVDKDFPYPPETSDVHFEFELVVALAKGGKNITVEKALDHIFGYGVGLDMTRRDLQGVAKKMGRPWEVGKAFEHSAPCSALIPVADVGHPHKGGIWFKVNGEVRQKGDLDQMIWKVAEQISILSTFFELKPGDLIMTGTPAGVGAINKGDQLEGMIEGVCGMKLAVI from the coding sequence ATGAATCAGGCTTACGTTATACAACCACAAAGCATTCCTATCTTGCCTGTACGGGGAACGGACAAGCTGTTCCCTGTGCATCGTATTTATTGCATAGGTCGTAACTACGCTGCGCACACGATCGAGATGGGTCACGATCCTGATAAAGAGCCGCCATTTTTCTTTCAGAAGAATCCGGATAACATTATTGTCGATAAAGATTTTCCCTATCCGCCGGAAACATCGGATGTGCATTTTGAATTTGAGCTGGTCGTGGCGCTAGCCAAAGGTGGCAAGAACATCACGGTTGAAAAGGCGCTGGATCACATCTTCGGTTACGGTGTCGGGCTCGATATGACCAGACGCGATCTGCAGGGCGTGGCAAAAAAAATGGGGCGTCCGTGGGAGGTGGGCAAGGCGTTTGAACATTCGGCACCTTGTTCGGCATTGATTCCGGTTGCTGACGTAGGCCATCCGCACAAAGGCGGTATCTGGTTCAAGGTCAACGGCGAGGTAAGGCAAAAGGGCGATCTGGATCAAATGATCTGGAAGGTTGCGGAGCAGATTTCCATACTTTCGACTTTTTTTGAACTCAAACCGGGCGATCTCATCATGACGGGCACGCCAGCGGGCGTCGGTGCGATCAACAAGGGCGATCAGCTCGAAGGCATGATTGAAGGCGTCTGCGGTATGAAGCTGGCCGTTATTTGA
- a CDS encoding conserved hypothetical protein (Evidence 4 : Homologs of previously reported genes of unknown function), with amino-acid sequence MLSTSPLPIRTECPPGTCVCERESLLNDPAGDMRILLLTRMEEKKLIARIESISSYADLQHMAERMQAQLGIVVRIAPGAREVRTVRGLTIELLERPGLCKKIRQTIPAAIRKCLDRNPEIVYAILDAHDLFGDM; translated from the coding sequence ATGCTGTCCACATCGCCCCTCCCTATACGTACCGAGTGCCCTCCCGGCACTTGCGTTTGCGAGCGCGAAAGTTTGTTGAACGATCCAGCCGGCGATATGCGCATCCTGCTACTGACCAGGATGGAAGAAAAAAAACTGATCGCGCGCATAGAAAGCATTTCCAGTTATGCCGATTTGCAGCATATGGCAGAACGCATGCAGGCGCAGTTGGGCATCGTAGTGAGGATTGCCCCAGGTGCGCGCGAAGTGCGTACTGTACGCGGCTTGACGATAGAACTGCTGGAGCGTCCCGGCCTGTGCAAGAAAATCCGGCAAACGATTCCCGCCGCGATACGCAAATGCCTGGATAGAAATCCGGAAATTGTCTATGCAATTCTGGATGCACACGATTTGTTTGGCGATATGTAA
- a CDS encoding Conserved hypothetical protein, putative alkylphosphonate uptake protein PhnA (Evidence 4 : Homologs of previously reported genes of unknown function; PubMedId : 2155230), protein MSTLPACSKCNSEYTYEDNGMYICPECAHEWPVQQAAAESAEEGGKVYRDSAGNVLQDGDTVTVIKDLKLKGSAGTIKVGTKVKNIRLVDSDHDIDCKIDGFGAMSLKTEFVKKV, encoded by the coding sequence ATGAGCACTTTACCTGCATGCTCCAAATGCAATTCCGAATATACCTATGAAGATAATGGCATGTACATCTGCCCGGAGTGCGCGCACGAATGGCCGGTTCAGCAGGCAGCGGCAGAGTCTGCCGAAGAAGGCGGCAAGGTTTACCGCGACTCGGCTGGCAACGTATTGCAGGATGGCGATACCGTCACGGTGATCAAGGATTTGAAATTGAAAGGATCTGCCGGCACCATCAAGGTCGGCACCAAGGTCAAGAATATCCGTCTGGTCGATAGCGACCACGACATCGACTGCAAGATCGACGGTTTCGGCGCCATGAGTCTGAAAACGGAATTCGTCAAAAAGGTATGA
- a CDS encoding conserved hypothetical protein (Evidence 4 : Homologs of previously reported genes of unknown function), whose amino-acid sequence MHTSISAVAFASAAVLLTACSTTPTTTSMYSQDALPPTVQVPAGHRIAMQTVGAGDITYECRVKKDMAGQFEWVFVGPDAVLSDRSGKAVGKYFGPPATWASNDGSKVTATQLAVAPAGAGNIPFQLVKANPAMGSGAMTGVTYIQRVATKGGVAPASTCSAGNAGSKEVVKYQADYIFWKAA is encoded by the coding sequence ATGCACACATCCATTTCTGCCGTTGCGTTCGCTTCCGCTGCTGTTTTGTTGACAGCATGTTCCACCACACCTACGACCACATCCATGTATTCGCAAGATGCACTGCCACCGACGGTGCAAGTGCCAGCCGGTCATCGCATTGCGATGCAAACTGTTGGTGCAGGCGATATCACTTATGAATGCCGTGTTAAAAAGGATATGGCCGGTCAGTTTGAATGGGTTTTCGTCGGCCCTGACGCCGTGTTGTCTGATCGCAGCGGCAAGGCCGTAGGCAAATATTTTGGCCCGCCCGCAACCTGGGCAAGCAATGACGGTTCGAAAGTAACGGCTACTCAGCTTGCAGTCGCTCCGGCCGGCGCAGGCAATATTCCATTCCAGTTGGTCAAAGCCAATCCGGCCATGGGCAGCGGCGCAATGACAGGCGTGACTTACATCCAGCGCGTAGCGACCAAAGGCGGTGTAGCTCCAGCCTCGACTTGCAGTGCAGGCAATGCAGGCAGCAAGGAAGTCGTGAAATACCAGGCTGACTATATCTTCTGGAAAGCAGCTTGA
- a CDS encoding putative RNA polymerase sigma factor (Evidence 3 : Function proposed based on presence of conserved amino acid motif, structural feature or limited homology; Product type pf : putative factor) has translation MPADSAFFDYDAALHACALGDEHALQRIYIHDSKRLLGVALRIVRQRHLAEDVVHDAFVSIWNKAASFDAKRGEGRGWIYSVVRHHALNMLRDRDREVYADEDAIDNMQHQNQELIIDQFELNDSLGQLQDCLSHLDSAKRNSILCAYVDGCSHSEIAQRLNAPLGSVKAWVKRGLAALRECMG, from the coding sequence TTGCCTGCTGACTCAGCTTTCTTCGATTACGATGCCGCTCTGCATGCTTGCGCCCTTGGCGACGAGCATGCATTGCAGCGCATCTATATACATGACAGCAAGCGTTTGCTTGGTGTGGCCCTGCGTATCGTGCGCCAACGGCATCTGGCAGAAGATGTCGTACATGACGCCTTCGTCAGTATCTGGAACAAGGCTGCCAGCTTTGATGCGAAGCGTGGCGAGGGTCGTGGCTGGATATACAGCGTCGTGCGGCATCATGCATTGAACATGTTGCGTGATCGTGATCGCGAAGTGTATGCGGACGAAGACGCCATCGACAACATGCAGCACCAGAATCAGGAATTGATCATCGATCAATTTGAATTGAATGACAGCCTGGGACAGTTGCAGGATTGTCTGTCCCATCTCGATAGCGCAAAGCGCAACAGCATCTTGTGTGCCTATGTGGATGGTTGCAGTCACAGCGAAATTGCGCAACGTTTGAATGCGCCGCTGGGGTCTGTCAAGGCATGGGTCAAACGTGGTTTGGCCGCATTGCGGGAGTGCATGGGATGA
- a CDS encoding conserved hypothetical protein (Evidence 4 : Homologs of previously reported genes of unknown function), which yields MNESFDELQELAGEYVLGTLSSAKRKEVERRLQNEAGLRNAVDEWEHRLLPLTSLAEEQEPSAQLWPRIAQDVRRNAHGGQDGLRSWLNDLRVWRGLAASGFAAAAVLFAVILMRPAVQTPAYMVVLVEPQERTPGWIVQANLDRQITLTPLRPVAVPNQKSLQFWTKGEGWSKPVSLGLVQPGKSLTLTLEKLPPLQANQLFEITLEPENGSPTDRPTGPILFIGRAVKMT from the coding sequence ATGAACGAATCATTTGACGAATTGCAGGAGCTGGCTGGCGAATATGTGCTCGGCACCTTGAGTTCCGCCAAGCGGAAGGAAGTTGAGCGGCGCCTGCAAAACGAAGCCGGATTGCGTAACGCCGTCGACGAATGGGAGCATCGCCTGTTGCCATTGACCTCCCTTGCAGAAGAGCAGGAGCCGTCAGCGCAATTGTGGCCGCGTATTGCGCAGGATGTACGACGCAATGCGCATGGCGGCCAAGACGGTCTACGGAGCTGGTTGAACGATTTGCGCGTCTGGCGCGGTCTGGCGGCCAGCGGTTTTGCCGCCGCCGCAGTCCTGTTCGCGGTGATCCTGATGCGTCCGGCTGTGCAGACGCCAGCTTACATGGTGGTCCTGGTAGAGCCGCAGGAGCGTACTCCGGGATGGATAGTACAGGCCAATCTGGATCGCCAGATCACACTCACGCCATTGCGCCCAGTCGCTGTGCCAAATCAAAAATCACTGCAATTCTGGACCAAAGGCGAGGGCTGGTCGAAACCGGTTTCGCTCGGTTTGGTCCAGCCGGGAAAATCTCTCACACTGACGCTGGAGAAATTGCCGCCGTTGCAGGCAAACCAGTTGTTTGAAATTACCCTGGAACCGGAAAACGGCTCACCCACCGACAGACCGACCGGGCCTATCCTCTTCATAGGCAGAGCAGTCAAGATGACCTAG
- a CDS encoding hypothetical protein (Evidence 5 : No homology to any previously reported sequences) yields MPEEASAIDNYLQPGQKEKHMSITASNRAPADLSHIKVNDQDELRYWADRFERTPRELENAVIRVGANTKDVEQYLKLKSYSKRE; encoded by the coding sequence ATGCCCGAAGAGGCATCAGCGATAGACAACTACTTGCAGCCGGGACAAAAGGAGAAACATATGTCAATAACGGCCAGCAATCGCGCACCAGCGGATCTTAGCCATATCAAAGTCAATGATCAGGATGAACTGCGTTACTGGGCAGATCGATTTGAGCGTACGCCGCGAGAACTCGAGAATGCCGTCATCAGAGTGGGCGCCAACACCAAAGACGTCGAACAATACTTGAAGCTGAAATCCTATTCCAAAAGGGAATGA
- the glnE gene encoding Glutamate-ammonia-ligase adenylyltransferase ([Glutamate--ammonia-ligase] adenylyltransferase) (Glutamine-synthetase adenylyltransferase) (Evidence 2a : Function of homologous gene experimentally demonstrated in an other organism; PubMedId : 15155734, 2876389, 97459942, 2567108, 8412694; Product type e : enzyme): protein MTNLSSTPITASRFYTRWLNADASRAQRVAEVGKLSLNSVIFGELLQNETDAGASLPAAMRRVRNLVIATLIQRDLGGLADLAEVVDTMTTFGDFAVQTHLAAVSTELMAIHGTPTGHESGESQEMIVLGMGKLGGGELNVSSDIDLIFVYAEDGETVATAPEQRTLSNHEFFTRVGKKLIAALSEITEDGFTFRVDMALRPNGASGPLVASFNMVEEYLIVQGREWERYAWVKARALTGKPSDIDALEKIIRPFVYRRYLDYGSIDAIRNMHAQIRAEVTRQEARHPDRSNNVKLGRGGIREIEFLAQVFQLIRGGRDAALRDRSTRNILRTLAEKELFKPEVVEQLLHAYTFLRNLEHRLQYLDDAQTHTLPPNAADQLIVAQMMGYHDVPALLAALEEQRTLVATQFDEIFSDKKNDHAADDRAHAELSAVLTDSDSERVIEAYLLDLSFDHAADAAKRLLATWHSPRLQSLPEASRNKLVALVNASLPLIVKVSEARSTTLGRLLDFLETIARRAAYLALLTEYPHALERVIRMIAASDWAAKYLTRHPLLLDELLDDRTLKAAPDWNAFARDCRQRLDETPGDTERQMDVLREMHHAQLIRLLAQDLLGDLSVERLADHLSELADRLVAATIQTIWKGFPNRHREEPKFSVIAYGKLGGKELGYASDLDVIFLYDDDDQEAPALYAKLAQRFITWMTAHTPAGILFDIDIALRPDGASGLLVSSISSFEKYQTTSAWLWEHQALTRARFCAGDAEIGARFEAIREKVLRQTRDPVELKKEVLEMRKKLHDAHPNRTELFDLKHDTGGMIDIEFMVQFLVLRNAVHHPRLTGDIGNIALLKLCGELGLIDTALSVTVADAYRTFRKLQHNIRLQGAERARVEQERVATEVAAVVALWATLFS from the coding sequence GTGACAAACCTGTCTTCTACCCCAATTACCGCCTCCCGCTTTTATACCCGATGGCTCAATGCAGATGCAAGCCGTGCGCAAAGGGTAGCCGAAGTCGGCAAATTATCGCTGAACTCGGTCATTTTCGGTGAACTCTTACAAAACGAAACAGATGCCGGCGCCAGTTTGCCAGCTGCCATGCGCCGCGTGCGCAATCTGGTCATTGCCACCCTGATCCAGCGCGATCTCGGCGGTCTGGCCGATCTGGCCGAGGTAGTCGATACGATGACGACCTTTGGCGATTTCGCAGTGCAGACGCATCTGGCTGCGGTGAGCACCGAACTGATGGCGATACACGGCACACCGACAGGTCACGAATCAGGCGAGTCGCAGGAAATGATCGTGCTGGGCATGGGCAAGCTGGGTGGCGGCGAGTTGAATGTATCGTCCGATATCGACCTGATCTTCGTCTATGCAGAAGATGGCGAAACCGTCGCCACCGCGCCGGAACAACGCACGCTATCGAACCACGAATTTTTTACGCGCGTCGGCAAAAAGCTGATTGCCGCACTGTCGGAAATCACCGAAGACGGCTTCACCTTCCGCGTCGATATGGCCTTGCGCCCGAACGGCGCCTCCGGCCCGCTGGTCGCCAGCTTCAATATGGTCGAGGAATACCTGATCGTGCAGGGCCGCGAATGGGAACGCTATGCATGGGTCAAGGCGCGCGCACTGACCGGCAAACCATCGGATATCGATGCGCTGGAAAAAATCATCCGACCCTTTGTCTATCGCCGCTATCTGGATTACGGCTCTATCGACGCCATCCGCAATATGCATGCGCAGATACGCGCCGAAGTCACGCGCCAGGAAGCACGCCATCCGGATCGCAGCAACAACGTCAAGCTGGGCCGCGGCGGCATACGCGAAATTGAATTTCTGGCCCAGGTATTTCAATTGATACGCGGCGGCCGCGACGCCGCATTGCGCGACCGCTCAACGCGCAACATCCTGCGTACGCTCGCCGAAAAGGAGCTGTTCAAGCCGGAAGTGGTCGAACAGCTGCTACACGCCTATACCTTCCTGCGCAATCTCGAACATCGACTGCAATATCTGGACGATGCGCAAACGCATACGCTGCCGCCGAATGCAGCCGATCAGCTGATCGTCGCACAGATGATGGGTTACCACGATGTACCGGCTTTACTGGCGGCGCTGGAAGAACAGCGCACTCTGGTCGCCACGCAATTCGATGAAATTTTCAGCGACAAGAAAAACGACCATGCAGCGGACGATCGCGCCCATGCGGAACTGAGCGCAGTGCTGACAGACTCCGATAGCGAACGGGTCATCGAAGCCTATTTGCTCGACCTGTCCTTTGACCATGCCGCCGATGCCGCCAAACGCCTGCTCGCCACCTGGCATTCGCCGCGCCTGCAATCCTTGCCGGAAGCCAGCCGCAACAAACTGGTCGCACTGGTGAATGCCTCGCTGCCCTTGATAGTCAAGGTAAGCGAGGCGCGCTCGACCACGCTGGGCCGTCTGCTGGATTTTCTGGAAACCATCGCGCGCCGCGCTGCCTATCTTGCCCTGCTGACTGAATATCCGCATGCACTGGAACGCGTGATCCGCATGATCGCCGCCAGCGACTGGGCAGCAAAATATCTGACGCGCCACCCATTGTTGCTGGACGAATTGCTGGATGACAGAACCCTGAAAGCCGCCCCCGACTGGAACGCGTTTGCGCGCGACTGTCGTCAGCGTCTGGATGAAACGCCCGGCGATACCGAACGGCAAATGGATGTGCTGCGCGAGATGCATCACGCGCAACTGATCCGTCTGCTGGCGCAGGATCTGTTGGGCGACCTCAGTGTGGAGCGTCTGGCCGATCATTTATCGGAACTGGCAGACCGGCTGGTTGCCGCCACGATACAGACAATCTGGAAAGGATTCCCGAATCGCCATCGCGAAGAACCCAAATTTTCCGTCATCGCCTACGGCAAGCTGGGCGGCAAGGAACTCGGTTACGCCTCCGACCTGGATGTCATTTTCCTGTACGACGACGACGATCAGGAGGCCCCGGCACTGTACGCCAAGCTGGCACAACGTTTCATTACCTGGATGACGGCACATACGCCGGCCGGAATATTGTTCGATATCGACATCGCCCTGCGACCTGACGGCGCCAGCGGCTTGCTGGTTTCCAGCATATCGTCGTTCGAGAAATACCAAACCACGTCTGCCTGGCTGTGGGAGCACCAGGCATTAACCCGCGCACGCTTCTGCGCCGGTGATGCGGAAATCGGCGCACGCTTTGAAGCAATACGTGAAAAGGTTCTGCGCCAGACACGCGATCCGGTCGAATTGAAAAAGGAAGTGCTGGAAATGCGCAAGAAACTGCACGATGCGCATCCGAATCGCACCGAGCTGTTCGATCTCAAGCACGATACCGGCGGCATGATCGATATCGAATTCATGGTGCAATTCCTGGTGCTGCGCAACGCCGTACACCATCCGCGCCTGACCGGCGATATCGGCAATATCGCGCTGCTGAAATTATGCGGAGAATTGGGCCTGATCGATACCGCTTTATCCGTCACAGTGGCCGACGCCTATCGCACCTTCCGCAAGTTGCAGCACAACATCCGGCTGCAAGGCGCGGAACGGGCCAGGGTCGAACAGGAACGGGTAGCCACTGAAGTGGCGGCAGTCGTGGCGCTGTGGGCCACCCTGTTTTCCTGA